In Anaerolineales bacterium, a single window of DNA contains:
- a CDS encoding ABC-2 family transporter protein gives MRTIARYLRLYFLIEAQYIKAQMQYRADFFISSIGMFFNSLITLSVFVVLFETIPSLAGWSLIELVFIYAFYLIALSPMQIFFDNIWFIRFQVQSGDFLKYYFRPLNMLFYYMSDRFDIKGLTQLAAGIALMVYASVQLRLEWTADKLLLLGIAVFGGSLVVIAVAVTAGCAAFWVINSYPMLALAWKLREFAPYPITIFDGVFRFLFTFVIPIGFIAFYPAQFFLRPGEISAWIYLSPIIGIGLFALMYRVWTLGVNSYTGTGS, from the coding sequence ATGCGGACGATCGCAAGATACTTGCGGCTGTATTTCCTGATCGAGGCCCAGTACATCAAGGCCCAGATGCAGTACCGGGCGGATTTTTTCATCAGCTCGATCGGGATGTTCTTCAACAGCCTGATCACGCTCAGCGTTTTCGTCGTCCTGTTCGAAACCATTCCCAGCCTGGCGGGGTGGAGTCTGATTGAGCTGGTGTTCATCTACGCCTTCTATCTGATCGCCCTCTCCCCGATGCAGATCTTCTTCGACAACATCTGGTTCATCCGCTTCCAGGTGCAATCCGGGGATTTCCTGAAATATTATTTCCGCCCCTTGAACATGCTTTTCTACTACATGTCCGACCGGTTCGACATTAAAGGCCTTACCCAATTGGCGGCGGGCATAGCTCTGATGGTGTACGCCTCCGTCCAATTGCGGTTGGAATGGACGGCGGACAAGTTGTTGCTGCTGGGAATCGCGGTGTTCGGCGGATCGCTGGTGGTGATCGCCGTCGCCGTGACGGCGGGCTGCGCGGCCTTTTGGGTGATAAATTCCTACCCGATGCTGGCCTTGGCCTGGAAATTGCGCGAGTTCGCGCCGTATCCGATCACAATTTTCGACGGCGTGTTCCGCTTCCTCTTCACCTTCGTCATTCCAATCGGGTTCATCGCCTTCTATCCGGCGCAGTTCTTCCTCCGGCCCGGAGAAATATCGGCTTGGATTTATTTGAGTCCCATCATCGGGATCGGCCTGTTCGCGTTGATGTACCGGGTGTGGACCCTGGGGGTGAACAGTTACACCGGCACCGGATCGTAA
- a CDS encoding radical SAM protein, with protein MLKSLLTSVCENNCAYCGIRWARDSRRVTFTPDEMADLFLQLQRIGACEGLFLSSGIAGGGVHTQDRLIAAAEIIRRRGYQGYLHLKIMPGAERGQVEQAMRLSNRVSINLEAPTAESLASIAPKKRAEVLFEPLRWIEDIRRTQDPRETWNGRWPSSSTQFVVGAAGESDRDLLRMAQRLRREAGLARVHYSPFDPAEGTPLEEAPPENPLRTFRLYQADFLIRDYGFSAEELLEERDRLPLNVDPKLDYARAHFSDAPVEVNRADRLDLLRIPGIGPQTAARILKARTGGSRIRSIEDLKRLGINTRRISEFILVDGRKIGSQMRLF; from the coding sequence TTGCTCAAATCACTGCTAACCTCCGTCTGCGAAAACAACTGCGCCTATTGTGGAATCCGTTGGGCCAGGGATTCCCGCCGGGTAACCTTCACACCGGATGAAATGGCGGATTTGTTCCTTCAACTTCAACGGATCGGGGCTTGCGAAGGGTTGTTCCTCAGCTCGGGAATTGCCGGAGGAGGGGTCCACACCCAAGACCGGCTCATCGCCGCGGCCGAAATCATCCGCCGCAGGGGGTATCAAGGCTATCTGCATCTGAAGATCATGCCCGGCGCGGAGCGGGGCCAGGTGGAGCAGGCCATGCGCCTGTCCAACCGCGTCTCGATCAACCTCGAAGCCCCCACCGCCGAAAGCCTGGCCTCCATAGCGCCAAAGAAACGCGCCGAAGTCCTGTTCGAACCGCTGCGCTGGATCGAGGACATCCGCCGGACCCAGGATCCGCGAGAAACCTGGAATGGCCGCTGGCCGTCCTCCAGCACCCAGTTCGTCGTCGGCGCGGCGGGGGAAAGCGACCGCGATCTCCTGCGAATGGCCCAGCGCCTGCGCCGCGAAGCCGGATTGGCCCGCGTCCATTATTCCCCCTTCGATCCCGCCGAAGGAACCCCGCTCGAGGAAGCGCCGCCGGAAAACCCTCTGCGCACCTTCCGGCTCTACCAGGCCGATTTTCTGATCCGCGATTACGGCTTCTCCGCCGAGGAATTGCTGGAAGAGAGGGATCGCCTGCCGCTGAACGTCGATCCGAAACTGGATTACGCGCGGGCGCATTTTTCGGATGCGCCGGTGGAAGTGAACCGGGCCGATCGGCTGGATCTGTTGCGGATCCCCGGCATCGGGCCGCAAACGGCGGCCCGGATCCTCAAAGCGCGTACGGGCGGCTCCCGCATCCGTTCGATCGAGGATCTCAAACGTTTAGGGATCAACACCCGGCGGATTTCCGAATTCATCCTGGTGGACGGGCGGAAGATCGGAAGCCAAATGAGGTTGTTCTAA
- a CDS encoding squalene/phytoene synthase family protein translates to MTGIRAVPAASANAVNLAHRQAERVIREHSRTFYLATGFLAGRARRAVRSLYGFCRATDDLVDRGNATVEDVERWRAQVALPPERQTDPVLISWAATREEFGLDRRYEQELIDGVRMDITKRRYATWEELQRYCYLVASTVGLLSIPVLGLAPGADPQRAAFYAVRLGIALQLTNILRDVAEDLERGRIYLPLEDLRAHGVSEKDIERRTVDADFTALLRFEIERARALYREALPGIALLSRGARAAVGAAALLYRGILDEIEASRCDVFSKRAHLTAAKKILRLPGILRRVASLRMPLEDAAG, encoded by the coding sequence ATGACCGGAATCCGCGCTGTCCCGGCCGCCTCCGCGAACGCCGTCAACCTGGCTCACCGCCAGGCCGAACGCGTGATCCGCGAGCACTCGCGGACCTTCTACCTGGCTACCGGATTTCTTGCCGGCCGGGCCCGCCGTGCGGTCCGATCCTTGTACGGCTTCTGCCGCGCGACCGACGATTTGGTCGACCGCGGAAATGCGACGGTCGAGGACGTGGAGCGCTGGCGCGCACAGGTCGCGCTTCCCCCCGAACGGCAGACCGATCCGGTGCTGATCTCCTGGGCCGCCACCCGGGAGGAATTCGGCCTGGACCGCCGCTACGAACAGGAATTGATCGACGGCGTGCGGATGGACATCACCAAGCGCCGGTACGCAACCTGGGAAGAGCTGCAGCGGTATTGCTACCTGGTGGCGTCCACGGTCGGGCTGCTTTCGATCCCGGTCCTCGGGCTGGCGCCCGGGGCGGATCCGCAGCGCGCCGCCTTCTATGCCGTCCGGTTGGGGATCGCCCTCCAATTGACCAACATCCTCCGCGACGTGGCGGAGGACCTGGAGCGCGGACGGATCTATCTCCCGTTGGAGGACCTGCGCGCGCACGGCGTCTCCGAGAAGGATATCGAACGCCGGACCGTGGATGCCGATTTTACGGCCCTGCTGAGGTTTGAAATTGAGCGGGCCCGGGCGCTGTACCGGGAGGCATTGCCGGGGATCGCCCTCCTCAGCCGGGGCGCGCGCGCGGCCGTGGGCGCCGCGGCCCTCCTCTACCGGGGCATTCTCGATGAAATCGAAGCCTCCCGCTGCGATGTGTTTTCCAAGCGCGCGCATCTCACCGCCGCTAAAAAAATCCTGCGTCTGCCGGGGATTCTGCGGCGGGTCGCGTCGCTGCGGATGCCGCTCGAGGACGCGGCCGGATGA
- a CDS encoding transcriptional regulator → MPKPEKDFTQVAGLDRWIHEPARLAIVATLAGCESADFLFLLNATGLNKGNLSAHAIKLADAGYIEIKKEFAGRMPHTLYRLTDKGRKALTRYRSQVRQLMAQLGDAAAK, encoded by the coding sequence ATGCCCAAACCTGAGAAAGATTTCACGCAGGTTGCGGGACTCGACCGCTGGATCCACGAACCGGCGCGGCTGGCGATTGTCGCCACCCTGGCCGGATGCGAAAGCGCCGACTTCCTTTTTCTGCTCAACGCGACGGGTCTGAACAAGGGCAACCTTTCGGCCCATGCGATTAAGCTGGCGGACGCCGGATACATCGAAATCAAGAAGGAATTCGCCGGCCGGATGCCGCATACGCTGTACCGTCTGACCGATAAAGGACGCAAGGCGCTGACCCGGTACCGATCGCAGGTCCGGCAGCTGATGGCGCAACTTGGGGACGCCGCGGCGAAGTAG
- the crtI gene encoding phytoene desaturase, translating to MERKNIVVIGGGFGGLAAAVRLAALGHQVTIFEKRDKAGGRGYVYEIDGFQFDGGPTVITAPFMFDDIFRAAGRRREDYITFVSLSPFYRIFDHEKKVFNYNGDPAFTAEQIRAWNPADAEGYARFVRTTKPIFEKGFLQLADKPFLHVSDMLRIAPELIALQAYRSVYGYVSRFVRNEFLRRCFSFHPLLIGGNPFDSSAIYAMIHYLEREWGVHFAMGGTGAVIRGLTKLFGELGGTLHLNSEVAEIVVDGRRVSGVRLADGAFHPADTVVCNAEVADAYLRLLPPRRSWIRWRIRTMEYSMSLFVIYFGTKRRYLDSGLAHHNIILSRRYKGLLDDIFRRKVLAEDFSLYLHMPTITDPSIAPPGCELFYVLSPVPHLGSGVDWRQAAKPYRDRIMDFLEKNYLPDLQRNIVAEHMIDPLHFRDTLNSHLGSAFSVQPTLPQSAWFRPHNRSEDYDNLYFVGAGTHPGAGLPGVLSSAIIAERMIRDAG from the coding sequence ATGGAGCGAAAAAACATCGTTGTCATCGGCGGCGGATTCGGCGGATTGGCGGCGGCCGTGCGTCTGGCGGCGCTCGGCCACCAAGTGACGATCTTCGAAAAGCGCGATAAGGCCGGGGGACGCGGGTATGTGTACGAGATCGACGGTTTCCAATTCGACGGCGGCCCGACGGTCATCACCGCGCCCTTTATGTTCGACGACATCTTCCGCGCCGCGGGCCGGCGGCGCGAGGATTACATCACCTTCGTATCCCTTTCCCCCTTCTACCGGATTTTCGACCACGAAAAGAAGGTTTTCAACTACAACGGCGATCCCGCATTCACCGCCGAACAGATCCGCGCTTGGAATCCGGCCGATGCGGAAGGCTACGCCCGATTCGTGCGCACCACCAAGCCGATCTTCGAAAAGGGTTTTTTGCAGTTGGCCGACAAACCCTTTCTGCACGTTTCCGACATGCTGCGCATCGCCCCCGAACTGATCGCGCTGCAAGCCTACCGCAGCGTGTACGGATACGTCTCCCGGTTCGTCCGCAACGAGTTCCTCCGCCGCTGCTTTTCCTTCCACCCCCTGTTGATCGGCGGCAATCCGTTTGATTCATCGGCGATTTACGCCATGATCCACTACCTCGAGCGCGAGTGGGGGGTGCATTTCGCCATGGGCGGGACCGGCGCCGTGATCCGCGGCCTGACGAAGCTGTTCGGCGAACTCGGAGGAACCCTGCATCTGAATTCGGAAGTCGCCGAGATCGTTGTCGACGGGCGAAGGGTGTCGGGCGTACGGCTGGCCGACGGCGCGTTCCATCCGGCCGACACCGTGGTGTGCAACGCGGAAGTGGCGGACGCCTATCTGCGCTTGCTCCCCCCCCGTCGGTCCTGGATCCGCTGGCGCATCCGGACGATGGAATATTCGATGTCGCTGTTCGTGATCTACTTCGGCACCAAGCGGCGCTATTTGGATTCGGGCCTGGCGCACCACAACATCATCCTCAGCCGCCGCTACAAAGGCCTGCTGGATGACATTTTCCGCCGGAAGGTCCTGGCGGAGGATTTTTCGCTGTACTTGCACATGCCGACAATCACCGATCCGTCGATCGCGCCGCCCGGCTGTGAGCTGTTCTACGTCCTTTCCCCGGTTCCGCATCTGGGCTCGGGGGTGGATTGGCGTCAGGCGGCCAAACCGTACCGGGACAGGATCATGGACTTCCTGGAAAAGAATTACCTGCCGGACCTGCAGCGCAACATCGTCGCCGAACATATGATCGACCCGCTCCATTTCCGGGATACGCTTAACAGCCACCTCGGCTCGGCCTTTTCCGTTCAGCCGACCCTGCCCCAATCCGCCTGGTTCCGCCCGCACAACCGCTCGGAAGATTATGACAATCTGTATTTCGTCGGAGCGGGGACCCACCCGGGCGCGGGTTTGCCGGGCGTGCTTTCCTCGGCGATCATCGCCGAACGGATGATTCGGGACGCGGGGTGA
- a CDS encoding phosphate ABC transporter ATP-binding protein, translating into MQIPRNAITVLFGPAGGGKSTLLRTFNRLNDLVEGTQYSGKVLLEGENILSPAADLVTLRRRVGMVFAQPVPLPMTVRENMTYGLRLAGERRRRNLDRAVEEGLQAAALWEEMKDRLDEPAHAISGGQQQRLCLARVLALQPEVILLDEPTSGLDPISTAKVEDSLQSIKKKYTIVIVPHSVQQAARLADWAGFFLQGDLVEWGQGRDLFISPKMKKTEDYVTGRFG; encoded by the coding sequence ATGCAGATCCCGCGCAACGCGATCACCGTCCTTTTTGGGCCGGCCGGCGGCGGAAAGAGCACCCTCCTGCGCACCTTCAACCGGCTGAACGACCTGGTGGAGGGAACCCAATATTCCGGCAAAGTCCTGCTCGAGGGGGAAAACATCCTATCTCCGGCGGCGGACTTGGTGACGCTCCGACGGCGGGTGGGAATGGTCTTCGCCCAGCCGGTGCCGCTGCCGATGACCGTCCGGGAAAACATGACCTACGGATTGCGGCTCGCGGGGGAGCGGCGCCGCCGCAACCTCGACCGGGCGGTCGAGGAGGGCCTGCAGGCGGCCGCGCTGTGGGAGGAAATGAAGGACCGCTTGGACGAGCCGGCCCACGCGATTTCGGGAGGTCAGCAGCAACGCCTGTGCCTGGCCCGCGTGCTGGCACTCCAGCCGGAGGTCATCCTGCTGGACGAGCCGACCTCGGGGCTGGATCCGATCTCCACCGCGAAGGTCGAGGATTCGCTTCAATCGATTAAGAAGAAATACACCATCGTCATCGTTCCGCACAGCGTCCAGCAGGCGGCGCGGCTGGCCGATTGGGCCGGCTTCTTCTTGCAGGGCGATTTGGTGGAATGGGGGCAAGGAAGGGATCTGTTCATCTCCCCCAAAATGAAAAAGACCGAGGATTACGTCACCGGCCGCTTCGGCTAA
- a CDS encoding phosphate ABC transporter ATP-binding protein: protein MAKRKVKFLIDDLDFHYGDFEALDDVSMEIAEREITALIGPSGCGKSTFLRCLNRMNDTIPNTRVEGKILLDGEDIYSPDLDVAVLRRRVGMVFQKPNPFPKSIFDNIAFGPQVLGLDRHVNLSERVEQSLRRAALWEEVKDHLQESALGLSLGQQQRLCIARVLAVEPEVILMDEPCSALDPIATMRIEELMHELVSEYTIVIVTHNMQQAARVSHKTGLFWLGELVEFGNTKKIFTRPSHKQTEDYVTGRSG from the coding sequence ATGGCCAAGAGGAAGGTAAAATTCCTCATAGACGATCTGGATTTTCACTACGGCGATTTTGAGGCGCTGGACGACGTCTCCATGGAAATCGCCGAACGGGAGATCACCGCGCTGATCGGTCCGTCCGGTTGCGGGAAAAGCACGTTCCTGCGCTGCCTCAACCGGATGAACGACACCATTCCCAATACCCGGGTGGAGGGGAAAATCCTCCTCGACGGGGAGGACATTTATTCCCCGGATCTGGACGTGGCGGTACTTCGGCGCCGGGTGGGGATGGTTTTCCAAAAACCCAATCCCTTTCCCAAGTCCATCTTCGACAATATCGCCTTCGGCCCCCAAGTCCTCGGGCTGGACCGGCATGTCAACCTGTCGGAACGGGTGGAGCAGTCCCTGCGGCGGGCGGCTCTGTGGGAAGAAGTCAAGGACCACCTGCAGGAGTCGGCCCTGGGCCTCTCGCTCGGCCAGCAGCAGCGGCTGTGCATCGCCCGGGTGCTGGCCGTGGAGCCGGAGGTCATTTTGATGGACGAGCCGTGTTCGGCGCTGGATCCGATCGCGACCATGCGGATCGAGGAACTGATGCATGAGCTGGTGTCCGAGTACACCATCGTAATCGTCACCCACAATATGCAGCAGGCGGCCAGGGTTTCCCACAAAACAGGCCTGTTTTGGCTTGGGGAGCTGGTCGAGTTCGGAAATACCAAGAAGATTTTCACCCGCCCGTCCCATAAGCAGACCGAGGACTATGTAACCGGAAGATCGGGATAA
- the pstC gene encoding phosphate ABC transporter permease subunit PstC, with product MARHRNVFEAVIQLLIRACGYSAVLFVAVIFVFLLQAGLPGLFKTSPESLLGARWYPIESRYGLLPLIFGSLVVTVGAAAISIPFGIATAVYIAEVAPRWMREILKPFVEILAGLPSVVLGFLGFLVLAPAIRTVLNLSTGLTALTGSILLAMMALPTIVSVAEDALDAVPKSYRDGALALGATKWQTIWRVTLPAARSGVLTAVMLGIGRAIGETMAVMMVTGNAPQIRWDGLFFPARTMTATIAAEMGEVASGSTHYHVLFLVAILLFLISFLVNLIASSMLFRAKKRAERMLS from the coding sequence ATGGCCAGACACCGTAATGTATTCGAAGCCGTCATCCAACTTCTGATCCGCGCCTGCGGATATTCGGCCGTCTTGTTTGTCGCGGTGATTTTCGTCTTCCTGCTGCAGGCGGGATTGCCGGGCTTGTTCAAAACCTCCCCGGAATCGCTGTTGGGCGCGCGCTGGTACCCGATTGAAAGCCGGTACGGCCTCCTGCCGCTGATCTTCGGCTCGCTGGTCGTCACCGTCGGCGCGGCCGCGATCTCGATCCCCTTCGGGATCGCCACCGCCGTGTACATCGCCGAAGTGGCCCCGCGCTGGATGCGCGAAATCCTCAAGCCGTTCGTCGAGATCCTGGCCGGTCTGCCGTCGGTGGTCCTGGGCTTTCTCGGCTTCCTCGTCCTGGCGCCGGCGATCCGGACGGTCCTGAACCTCAGCACCGGGCTGACCGCCCTCACCGGCTCGATCCTCTTGGCGATGATGGCGCTGCCGACGATCGTCTCCGTGGCCGAGGACGCGCTGGACGCCGTCCCGAAAAGCTACCGCGACGGGGCGCTGGCCCTCGGCGCCACCAAATGGCAGACGATCTGGCGCGTCACGCTTCCGGCCGCGCGCTCGGGCGTGCTGACCGCGGTGATGCTGGGAATCGGCCGGGCGATCGGCGAAACGATGGCGGTGATGATGGTCACCGGCAACGCCCCCCAGATCCGCTGGGACGGATTGTTCTTCCCCGCCCGCACGATGACCGCCACCATCGCCGCCGAAATGGGCGAGGTGGCCAGCGGCAGCACCCACTACCACGTGCTGTTCCTGGTGGCGATCCTCCTGTTCCTGATCTCCTTCCTGGTCAACCTGATTGCCTCGTCGATGCTCTTCCGCGCCAAGAAGCGCGCCGAACGGATGCTTTCGTGA
- a CDS encoding phosphate ABC transporter substrate-binding protein, with protein MRRVWRWFPVLLCLAVSSCSFPNSPSSTNSKIIINRGSDTLVNLALAWAEAYAVVDPTVSISVSGGGSGVGLTSLIQGTTDIANASRAISGEELAEAQKNGVSPNEFIVARDAIAVIIHPANPVDQLTLQQVSDIFTGKINNWAEVGGEDRPIVRVSREVNSGTHVYFLEAVIRLGRKDDPAIFSTDTLLLPSSEVITSEVSQNPNAIGYDGLGYVTDAVKILRLSTADAGPFVAPSKETALDGTYPVSRDLYMYTNGEPAGAIQEYLNWILSAQAQEIVGQKGFVPIG; from the coding sequence ATGAGAAGGGTCTGGCGATGGTTTCCGGTACTCCTCTGCCTTGCGGTTTCCTCCTGTTCTTTCCCCAACTCCCCCTCCTCCACAAACTCCAAAATCATCATCAACCGCGGTTCCGACACTTTGGTCAACCTGGCACTGGCCTGGGCGGAAGCCTATGCCGTGGTCGACCCCACGGTATCGATCTCGGTCTCGGGGGGCGGCTCCGGGGTGGGGTTGACCTCCCTGATTCAGGGTACGACGGATATCGCCAATGCCTCTCGGGCGATCAGCGGGGAAGAATTGGCGGAGGCGCAAAAAAACGGCGTTTCCCCGAACGAATTCATCGTCGCCCGCGACGCGATCGCGGTGATCATCCATCCCGCAAATCCCGTCGACCAGCTTACGCTCCAGCAAGTGTCGGACATCTTCACCGGCAAAATCAACAACTGGGCGGAGGTCGGCGGCGAGGACCGTCCGATCGTGCGGGTGTCGCGGGAAGTGAATTCCGGGACTCATGTGTATTTCCTGGAAGCGGTGATCCGGCTGGGGCGCAAAGACGACCCGGCGATCTTCTCCACCGACACGCTGCTCCTGCCCTCGTCGGAAGTGATCACCTCCGAGGTGAGTCAGAATCCGAATGCGATCGGGTATGACGGGCTGGGGTACGTCACCGACGCGGTCAAGATCCTCCGGCTCTCCACCGCCGACGCCGGTCCGTTCGTGGCGCCGAGCAAGGAAACCGCGCTCGACGGAACCTACCCCGTCTCCCGGGATCTCTATATGTACACCAACGGCGAACCGGCCGGGGCGATCCAGGAATACCTCAATTGGATCCTGAGCGCCCAGGCACAGGAGATCGTCGGACAAAAGGGGTTTGTGCCGATCGGGTGA
- a CDS encoding ABC-2 family transporter protein has product MRGYLAYLRGAMMVGVVYRAGFLFIVIGNVLYMIIAYFLWRSIYGTNAVLHGLTFDQAILYVALGSTVFLLLKTYADYGMAGDIRSGAIAIFLTKPVDYQFYTLAVNLGFTSTTMISVTIPTVLLMILLRISIPLGWGLLFFPLSLALAFVINFNFDYIIGLMSFYTEAIWGMSTTKEIIIAVLSGALLPLQFFPEAVQRVLMWLPFQAIYFTPLMMVTRPDQELAVFLRMIAVQAFWLGATYALTRLVYTRAVKVLRVAGG; this is encoded by the coding sequence ATGAGGGGTTACCTCGCGTACCTGCGCGGTGCGATGATGGTCGGCGTCGTCTACCGGGCGGGTTTCCTGTTCATCGTGATCGGCAACGTCCTGTATATGATCATCGCCTATTTCCTCTGGCGCAGCATCTACGGGACCAATGCCGTGCTTCATGGGCTGACGTTTGATCAGGCGATTCTCTACGTCGCGCTCGGCAGCACCGTCTTTCTGTTGTTGAAAACCTACGCCGATTACGGCATGGCCGGGGATATCCGGAGCGGAGCGATCGCGATCTTCCTCACCAAACCGGTGGATTACCAATTCTATACGTTAGCCGTCAACCTCGGCTTCACCTCGACCACGATGATCTCGGTTACGATCCCGACCGTCCTCCTGATGATCCTGCTGCGAATCAGCATCCCGCTCGGGTGGGGCCTGCTGTTCTTCCCCCTCAGTCTGGCGCTGGCGTTCGTCATCAATTTTAACTTCGATTACATCATCGGATTGATGTCGTTCTACACCGAGGCGATCTGGGGAATGAGCACCACCAAGGAGATCATCATCGCCGTGCTGTCGGGCGCACTGCTGCCGCTGCAGTTCTTTCCGGAGGCGGTCCAGCGGGTTCTGATGTGGCTTCCGTTCCAGGCCATCTACTTCACGCCGCTGATGATGGTGACCCGGCCGGATCAGGAGTTGGCAGTGTTTCTGCGGATGATCGCCGTGCAGGCCTTCTGGCTGGGGGCGACCTACGCGCTCACCCGGCTGGTGTACACCCGGGCCGTCAAAGTCCTGCGGGTGGCGGGAGGCTAG
- the pstA gene encoding phosphate ABC transporter permease PstA has protein sequence MRLTRSASQRTAFAALTAVMAFTIFAILTIITFIVVKGWPAITSEFLLAMPRNGMTEGGIWPAIVGTLYLTLGTAVIAVPIGLLAAIYLSEYAPDSTFTRTIRIAIVNLAGIPSVVYGLFGLALFVLFLGFGSSILASCLTLAIMTLPVIISTAEEALRAVPQSFRVVSISMGGTRWQTIQRVVLPQALPGILTGIILGLERAAGETAPILFTGASFFLPHLPQSILDETMALPYHLFVISTQVPGMPVRIQYGTALVLLVFVLAMNTVATVIRSYFRRRRQW, from the coding sequence ATGCGCCTGACCCGCTCCGCCTCCCAGAGAACCGCCTTCGCCGCGCTCACGGCCGTCATGGCCTTCACGATTTTCGCGATCCTGACGATCATCACCTTTATCGTGGTGAAGGGCTGGCCCGCCATCACTTCGGAGTTCCTCCTCGCCATGCCACGCAACGGGATGACCGAGGGCGGGATCTGGCCGGCGATCGTCGGGACCCTGTACCTCACGCTGGGAACCGCGGTGATCGCCGTCCCGATCGGGCTGCTGGCGGCGATCTACCTTTCCGAGTACGCGCCGGATTCGACCTTCACCCGCACGATCCGGATCGCCATCGTCAACCTGGCCGGGATTCCCTCCGTCGTATACGGCTTGTTCGGCCTGGCGCTGTTCGTGCTGTTCCTGGGATTCGGCTCCTCGATCCTCGCCTCGTGCCTGACCCTGGCGATCATGACCCTGCCGGTGATCATTTCCACCGCGGAGGAAGCCCTGCGCGCGGTGCCGCAATCGTTCCGCGTGGTGAGCATCAGCATGGGCGGCACCCGCTGGCAGACCATCCAGCGGGTCGTCCTGCCCCAAGCCCTGCCGGGGATCCTGACCGGGATCATCCTCGGCTTGGAGCGCGCGGCCGGAGAAACGGCCCCGATCCTCTTCACCGGCGCGTCGTTCTTCCTGCCGCACCTTCCGCAATCGATCCTCGACGAAACCATGGCCCTGCCCTATCACCTGTTCGTCATCTCCACCCAGGTGCCGGGCATGCCGGTCCGGATTCAATACGGCACCGCGCTGGTGCTGCTGGTTTTCGTCCTGGCGATGAACACGGTCGCCACCGTGATCCGCAGCTATTTCCGCCGGAGGCGGCAGTGGTGA